The following are from one region of the Streptomyces changanensis genome:
- a CDS encoding urease accessory protein UreD, translating to MSVRATARIVARAGGALPVLESDGPLAVRRTRAREPGTARVTVVGAMSAPLGGDRLALEARAGDGAHLTVDAAAATVSLPGPTGATAHYDVRLAAGERARLVWLPEQLIAANGSSLRMRTTVELAATARLVLREEQVLGRTDEEPGTLLTRLTVRRAGRPLLDQELACGPGAPGGWDGPAVLAGHRAVGQLLVVDGAFEAEPVVPRQLGATAVLTPLAGPAALVTALAADARALRRILDGALAGLTRDDG from the coding sequence GTGAGCGTCCGCGCCACCGCCCGGATCGTCGCCCGGGCGGGCGGGGCGCTCCCCGTCCTGGAGAGCGACGGCCCGCTCGCCGTACGCCGCACCCGAGCCCGGGAACCCGGCACCGCGCGGGTCACCGTCGTCGGCGCCATGAGCGCGCCCCTCGGCGGCGACCGGCTCGCCCTGGAGGCCCGCGCGGGCGACGGCGCCCACCTCACCGTCGACGCGGCGGCGGCGACGGTGTCGCTGCCCGGCCCCACCGGCGCGACCGCCCACTACGACGTGCGCCTCGCCGCCGGTGAGCGGGCCCGGCTGGTGTGGCTCCCCGAGCAGCTGATCGCCGCGAACGGCTCGTCGCTCCGGATGCGCACGACGGTCGAGCTCGCCGCGACGGCCCGGCTCGTCCTGCGCGAGGAGCAGGTGCTCGGCCGTACCGACGAGGAACCGGGCACCCTCCTCACCCGCCTCACCGTGCGCCGGGCCGGGCGACCCCTCCTCGACCAGGAGCTCGCCTGCGGCCCCGGCGCCCCCGGCGGCTGGGACGGCCCCGCCGTCCTGGCCGGGCACCGGGCGGTGGGGCAACTGCTCGTCGTCGACGGGGCGTTCGAGGCGGAACCGGTGGTACCCCGGCAGCTGGGCGCGACGGCCGTCCTCACCCCGCTGGCCGGCCCGGCCGCACTGGTCACCGCCCTGGCCGCCGACGCCCGCGCCCTGCGCCGAATCCTGGACGGGGCCCTCGCCGGGCTCACGCGCGACGACGGGTGA
- the ureG gene encoding urease accessory protein UreG encodes MHLTHAHDDTGPGGLSADVTRPDGTRRALRIGLGGPVGSGKTATVAALCRALREQLSLAVVTNDIYTREDAEFLLREAVLPPERIAAVETGACPHTAIRDDISANLEAVEDLEDAVGPLDLILVESGGDNLTATFSKGLVDAQVFVIDVAGGDDIPRKGGPGVTTADLLVVNKTDLAPYVGSDLDRMARDAREQRGDLPVAFTSLTAEDGVAPVVDWVRERLAAWTSVPAA; translated from the coding sequence GTGCACCTGACCCACGCCCACGACGACACCGGCCCCGGCGGCCTCAGCGCCGACGTGACCCGTCCGGACGGCACGCGCCGGGCCCTGCGCATCGGTCTGGGGGGTCCGGTCGGGTCGGGCAAGACCGCGACGGTCGCGGCGCTGTGCCGTGCCCTGCGGGAGCAGTTGTCCCTGGCGGTGGTGACGAACGACATCTACACGCGGGAGGACGCGGAGTTCCTGTTGCGGGAGGCGGTGTTGCCGCCGGAGCGGATCGCCGCGGTGGAGACCGGTGCCTGTCCGCACACGGCGATCCGTGACGACATCTCCGCCAATCTCGAAGCGGTGGAGGACCTGGAGGACGCGGTCGGGCCGCTGGACCTGATCCTGGTGGAGTCCGGTGGGGACAACCTCACGGCGACCTTCTCCAAGGGGCTCGTCGACGCGCAGGTGTTCGTCATCGACGTGGCGGGTGGTGACGACATCCCCCGCAAGGGCGGGCCCGGCGTCACCACCGCCGACCTCCTCGTCGTCAACAAGACCGACCTGGCCCCCTACGTCGGCTCCGATCTCGACCGGATGGCCCGCGACGCCCGTGAACAGCGCGGCGACCTGCCCGTCGCCTTCACCTCGCTGACCGCCGAGGACGGCGTGGCCCCGGTCGTCGACTGGGTCCGCGAGCGGCTCGCCGCGTGGACGTCGGTCCCCGCCGCGTGA
- a CDS encoding urease accessory protein UreF: protein MSRSALLVLADGRFPAGGHAHSGGAEAAVKAGRLRDAADLEHFCRGRLHTTGLTTAGLAAAAALGHDAAALDAAADARTPSPALRAAARRLGRQLLRAARAAWPDPGLDALARDFPRGAHQPVVLGTAARAAGLGPEDAAHCAAYETVSGPATAAVRLLGLDPFRATAVLARLAGDMDRVAARAAAAAREGVDALPAASAPLLDITAEQHAAWPVRLFAS from the coding sequence ATGAGCCGATCCGCACTCCTCGTCCTCGCCGACGGGCGGTTCCCCGCGGGCGGGCACGCCCACTCCGGCGGCGCCGAGGCCGCCGTCAAGGCCGGCCGCCTGCGCGACGCCGCCGACCTGGAGCACTTCTGCCGGGGCCGTCTGCACACCACGGGCCTCACCACGGCCGGCCTCGCCGCCGCGGCGGCCCTCGGGCACGACGCCGCCGCGCTGGACGCGGCCGCCGACGCCCGCACCCCCTCACCGGCCCTCCGGGCCGCGGCGCGGCGCCTCGGACGGCAACTCCTGCGCGCCGCCCGCGCCGCCTGGCCCGACCCCGGACTCGACGCGCTGGCCCGCGACTTCCCCCGCGGCGCCCACCAGCCCGTCGTCCTCGGCACCGCCGCCCGCGCCGCCGGACTCGGACCCGAGGACGCCGCGCACTGCGCCGCGTACGAGACGGTCAGCGGACCGGCCACCGCCGCCGTGCGGCTGCTCGGCCTCGACCCGTTCCGCGCCACCGCCGTCCTGGCCCGGCTCGCCGGGGACATGGACCGCGTGGCCGCCCGCGCCGCCGCGGCCGCGCGGGAAGGCGTCGACGCGCTCCCCGCGGCCTCCGCGCCGCTGCTCGACATCACGGCGGAGCAGCACGCGGCCTGGCCCGTACGCCTCTTCGCCTCCTGA
- a CDS encoding urease subunit alpha, with product MADPRPLLLDRAVHADLYGPTTGDRVRLADTDLLVEIEEDRCGGPGRAGDEAVFGGGKVIRESMGQSRLTRAEGAPDTVITGAVVLDHWGVVKADVGIRDGRVTGIGKAGNPDIMDGVHPDLVIGPETEIIAGNGRILTAGAVDAHVHFISPTLVHQALASGITTLVGGGTGPAEGSKATTVTPGPWHLARMLEALDGFPVNIGLLGKGNTLSREALHSQLRAGALGFKIHEDWGATPAAIDACLGVCEETGAQLAIHTDTLNEAGFVGDTLAAIAGRTIHAYHTEGAGGGHAPDIITVVSEPYVLPSSTNPTRPHTVNTVEEHLDMLMVCHHLNPAVPEDLAFAESRIRPTTIAAEDVLHDLGALSIISSDSQAMGRIGEVVTRTWQTAHVMKRRRGALPGDGRADNHRARRYVAKYTINPAVAQGIDHETGSVETGKLADLVLWEPAFFGVKPLLVLKGGQIAYAQMGDANASIPTPQPVLPRPMFGAHGRAPAANSVNFVAPAALEDGLPDRLGLGKRFAAITSTRGVTKADMRENATTPRVEVDPDTFTVTIDGDPVEPAPATELPMAQRYFLF from the coding sequence ATGGCTGACCCCCGTCCCCTCCTGCTCGACCGCGCCGTCCACGCCGACCTCTACGGCCCCACGACCGGCGACCGCGTCCGCCTCGCCGACACCGACCTCCTCGTCGAGATCGAGGAGGACCGCTGCGGCGGCCCCGGCCGCGCCGGGGACGAGGCCGTCTTCGGCGGCGGCAAGGTCATCCGCGAGTCCATGGGACAGTCCCGCCTCACCCGCGCCGAGGGCGCGCCCGACACCGTCATCACCGGCGCCGTCGTCCTCGACCACTGGGGCGTCGTCAAGGCCGACGTCGGTATCCGCGACGGCCGCGTCACCGGCATCGGCAAGGCCGGCAACCCCGACATCATGGACGGCGTCCACCCCGACCTGGTCATCGGCCCCGAGACGGAGATCATCGCCGGCAACGGCAGGATCCTCACCGCCGGGGCCGTCGACGCCCACGTCCACTTCATCTCACCCACCCTCGTGCACCAGGCCCTCGCCTCCGGGATCACCACCCTCGTCGGCGGAGGCACCGGACCCGCCGAGGGCAGCAAGGCCACCACCGTCACCCCCGGCCCCTGGCACCTCGCCCGCATGCTGGAGGCCCTGGACGGCTTCCCCGTCAACATCGGCCTCCTCGGCAAGGGCAACACCCTCTCCCGTGAGGCGCTCCACTCCCAACTGCGCGCCGGAGCCCTCGGATTCAAGATCCACGAGGACTGGGGCGCCACCCCCGCCGCCATCGACGCATGCCTGGGCGTGTGCGAGGAGACCGGCGCCCAACTGGCCATCCACACCGACACCCTCAACGAGGCCGGCTTCGTCGGCGACACCCTCGCCGCCATCGCCGGGCGCACGATCCACGCGTACCACACCGAGGGTGCGGGCGGCGGCCACGCCCCGGACATCATCACCGTCGTCTCCGAGCCGTACGTCCTGCCCAGCTCCACCAACCCGACCCGCCCGCACACCGTCAACACCGTCGAGGAGCACCTCGACATGCTGATGGTCTGCCACCACCTCAACCCGGCCGTCCCCGAGGACCTCGCCTTCGCCGAGTCCCGGATCCGGCCCACCACCATCGCCGCCGAGGACGTCCTGCACGACCTCGGCGCCCTCTCGATCATCTCGTCCGACTCCCAGGCCATGGGCCGCATCGGCGAGGTCGTCACCCGGACCTGGCAGACCGCGCACGTCATGAAGCGCCGCCGCGGCGCCCTCCCCGGCGACGGCCGGGCCGACAACCACCGCGCCCGCCGCTACGTCGCGAAGTACACGATCAACCCGGCCGTCGCGCAGGGCATCGACCACGAGACCGGCTCCGTCGAGACGGGCAAGCTCGCCGACCTCGTCCTGTGGGAACCGGCCTTCTTCGGCGTCAAGCCGCTGCTCGTCCTCAAGGGCGGCCAGATCGCCTACGCCCAGATGGGCGACGCCAACGCCTCCATCCCCACCCCCCAGCCCGTCCTGCCCCGCCCCATGTTCGGCGCCCACGGCCGCGCGCCCGCCGCGAACTCCGTCAACTTCGTCGCACCCGCCGCCCTGGAGGACGGACTGCCCGACCGGCTCGGCCTCGGCAAGCGGTTCGCCGCCATCACCAGCACCCGCGGCGTCACCAAGGCGGACATGCGTGAGAACGCCACCACGCCCCGCGTCGAGGTCGACCCCGACACCTTCACCGTCACCATCGACGGCGACCCCGTCGAACCCGCCCCCGCCACGGAACTCCCCATGGCCCAGCGCTACTTCCTCTTCTGA
- a CDS encoding urease subunit beta, with translation MTPGEILYADEPVAVNEGRPVTRLTVLNAADRPVQVGSHYHFAEANPGLRFDRAAAHGLRLHVPAGTAVRFEPGVPVDVDLVPLAGARIVPGLRGATGGALDG, from the coding sequence GTGACACCCGGAGAGATCCTGTACGCGGACGAGCCCGTCGCCGTCAACGAGGGCCGCCCCGTCACCCGCCTCACCGTGCTGAACGCCGCCGACCGCCCGGTCCAGGTGGGTTCCCACTACCACTTCGCCGAGGCCAATCCCGGACTGCGCTTCGACCGCGCCGCCGCGCACGGCCTGCGGCTCCACGTCCCCGCCGGCACGGCCGTCCGCTTCGAACCCGGCGTCCCCGTCGACGTCGACCTCGTCCCCCTCGCCGGCGCGCGGATCGTCCCCGGGCTGCGCGGCGCGACCGGAGGTGCCCTCGATGGCTGA
- a CDS encoding urease subunit gamma, with product MRLTPHEQERLLLHVAADVAAKRRARGVRLNHPEAVALITTHVLEGARDGRTVSELMASGRKVLSRDDVMDGIAEMIRDVQVEATFPDGTKLVTVHDPIV from the coding sequence GTGCGACTGACCCCCCATGAACAGGAGCGCCTGCTCCTCCACGTGGCCGCCGACGTGGCCGCGAAGCGCCGGGCCCGAGGCGTACGCCTCAACCACCCCGAGGCCGTCGCGCTGATCACCACGCACGTCCTGGAGGGCGCCCGGGACGGCCGTACCGTCTCCGAACTCATGGCGTCCGGCCGGAAGGTCCTCAGCCGCGACGACGTCATGGACGGCATCGCCGAGATGATCCGCGACGTGCAGGTCGAGGCGACCTTCCCGGACGGCACCAAGCTCGTCACCGTCCACGACCCCATCGTCTGA
- a CDS encoding TetR/AcrR family transcriptional regulator, producing MARVSQEHLDARRRQILNGAARCFARNGFHATSMQDVLREADLSAGAVYRYFRGKEQLIEAIVTEVLDAIRDTFESAAAQTPPPPPDVLVGRVMTEVLTERSGLPYEGEESLPRLMIQVWTETLRNDRLSATMRQGYSRVHEAWVGVVEAYQASGLMRDDVPAEHVARTLIAAAQGFAAQQALFGAAPVSVLQDGLRGLMSMGRQKAG from the coding sequence ATGGCTCGTGTATCCCAGGAACACCTCGACGCCCGGCGCCGCCAGATCCTCAACGGCGCCGCGCGCTGCTTCGCGCGCAACGGCTTCCACGCCACGTCGATGCAGGACGTGCTCCGTGAGGCCGACCTGTCCGCCGGAGCCGTCTACCGGTACTTCCGCGGCAAGGAGCAGCTCATCGAGGCCATCGTCACCGAGGTGCTCGACGCGATCCGCGACACCTTCGAGTCGGCCGCGGCCCAGACCCCGCCACCTCCGCCCGACGTCCTCGTCGGCCGGGTCATGACGGAGGTCCTCACCGAGCGCTCCGGTCTGCCGTACGAAGGAGAGGAGAGCCTGCCCCGCCTCATGATCCAGGTGTGGACCGAGACCCTGCGCAACGACCGGCTCTCCGCCACCATGCGGCAGGGGTACTCCCGCGTCCACGAGGCGTGGGTCGGCGTGGTCGAGGCCTACCAGGCGTCCGGGCTCATGCGCGACGACGTGCCCGCCGAGCACGTGGCCCGCACGCTGATCGCCGCGGCCCAGGGGTTCGCCGCCCAGCAGGCCCTCTTCGGCGCGGCCCCCGTGTCGGTGCTCCAGGACGGGCTGCGGGGGCTGATGTCCATGGGCCGGCAAAAGGCTGGTTAA
- a CDS encoding type II toxin-antitoxin system Phd/YefM family antitoxin, with product MTYEIPVTQARAELADLINRVVYGGERVVVTRHGKPLVALVSAADLERLEADRDSAPESVAGSVVELGNAPSAPREHRRFGIAAEHRPHGG from the coding sequence ATGACCTACGAGATTCCGGTGACGCAAGCGCGGGCGGAGCTCGCCGACCTGATCAACCGCGTCGTCTACGGCGGTGAGCGGGTCGTCGTGACCCGCCACGGCAAGCCCCTCGTCGCGCTCGTCTCCGCCGCTGACCTCGAACGACTGGAGGCGGACCGGGACTCCGCGCCGGAGTCGGTCGCCGGCTCGGTGGTGGAGCTCGGGAACGCGCCGTCCGCTCCCCGCGAACACCGTCGCTTCGGCATCGCCGCGGAGCACCGGCCCCACGGCGGCTGA
- a CDS encoding ATP-dependent Clp protease proteolytic subunit has protein sequence METPMDPTSRHVLPEFTERTAWGTRTLDPYAKLLEGRIVLIGTPLDATTANDVIAQLVHLEYAAPDQDVSLYINSPGGPFDAMTAVYDAMQVIACDVATTCVGQAASTAALLLAAGAPGKRAALPGARVVLRQPALDEPLRGRPSDLEVHAHEVLRQREFFTGLLVRHTGRDRDLVEADLDRDLVLDATGARAHGLVDDVVPGRRS, from the coding sequence ATGGAGACGCCCATGGACCCGACCTCGCGCCACGTGCTCCCCGAGTTCACCGAGCGGACCGCCTGGGGGACCCGCACGCTCGACCCGTACGCGAAGCTCCTCGAGGGGCGGATCGTCCTGATCGGCACGCCGCTCGACGCCACCACGGCCAACGACGTGATCGCCCAGCTCGTCCATCTGGAGTACGCCGCCCCGGACCAGGACGTCTCGCTCTACATCAACTCCCCCGGCGGCCCGTTCGACGCGATGACCGCGGTCTACGACGCCATGCAGGTCATCGCCTGCGACGTGGCCACCACCTGCGTCGGTCAGGCCGCGTCCACGGCCGCGCTGCTGCTCGCCGCCGGTGCGCCGGGCAAGCGCGCGGCGCTCCCGGGTGCCCGGGTCGTCCTGCGGCAGCCGGCGCTCGACGAGCCGCTGCGGGGCCGCCCCTCGGACCTGGAGGTCCACGCCCACGAGGTGCTGCGGCAGCGCGAGTTCTTCACCGGGCTGCTGGTCCGGCACACCGGCCGCGACCGCGACCTCGTCGAGGCGGACCTCGACCGGGACCTGGTGCTCGACGCGACCGGCGCACGGGCGCACGGACTGGTGGACGACGTCGTCCCCGGCCGCCGGAGCTGA
- a CDS encoding C40 family peptidase, with translation MPVRITRALSALTLAAVGGTMLAPGAVPDAHAAPAAAGKALNVAASKRGAPYQWGAIGPHRFDCSGLTLYSYKRAGKKLPRTAQAQYNKTRRVGRSERRKGDLVFFHGRGGVYHVGIYAGKNKIWHSPKSGSWVKLDRIWTGSVSYGRVR, from the coding sequence ATGCCCGTCCGGATCACCCGGGCGCTGTCGGCCCTCACCCTGGCCGCGGTCGGCGGCACGATGCTCGCGCCCGGCGCGGTGCCGGACGCGCACGCCGCTCCGGCCGCCGCCGGCAAGGCGCTGAACGTCGCCGCGTCCAAGCGGGGCGCCCCGTACCAGTGGGGCGCGATCGGCCCGCACCGCTTCGACTGCTCGGGGCTGACGCTCTACTCGTACAAGCGCGCCGGGAAGAAGCTGCCCCGCACCGCGCAGGCCCAGTACAACAAGACGCGCCGCGTCGGACGTTCGGAGCGGCGCAAGGGCGACCTGGTCTTCTTCCACGGCCGCGGCGGCGTGTACCACGTCGGCATCTACGCCGGGAAGAACAAGATCTGGCACTCCCCCAAGTCCGGTTCGTGGGTGAAGCTCGACCGGATCTGGACGGGATCGGTCTCCTACGGACGCGTGCGCTGA
- a CDS encoding ATP-binding protein translates to MADHQEASVTLPSDPASVSEARRYVSDVLTEWGLPDDADAADTVRLIVSELATNAVQHTFGQSPTFTVDLRLDRDERLRIGVTDSHPRWPQRLPAAVQQDNGRGMVIIRWLTAECGGRMSVTPTDEGGKTVWIALPWTAPVQG, encoded by the coding sequence ATGGCAGACCACCAAGAAGCGTCCGTCACTCTGCCGAGCGATCCCGCCTCGGTCTCCGAGGCGCGGAGGTACGTGTCCGACGTGCTCACCGAGTGGGGGCTCCCCGACGACGCCGACGCCGCGGACACCGTCCGGCTGATCGTCTCCGAACTGGCCACCAACGCCGTGCAGCACACGTTCGGCCAGTCGCCCACCTTCACCGTCGACCTCAGGCTCGACCGTGACGAGCGGCTGCGCATCGGCGTGACGGACAGCCACCCGCGCTGGCCGCAGCGGCTCCCCGCGGCCGTCCAGCAGGACAACGGCCGCGGCATGGTCATCATCCGCTGGCTGACCGCCGAGTGCGGGGGCCGTATGTCGGTGACGCCGACCGACGAGGGCGGCAAGACGGTGTGGATCGCCCTGCCCTGGACGGCGCCGGTCCAGGGCTGA
- a CDS encoding 8-amino-7-oxononanoate synthase, protein MPMDVPGDAAEPQAPFDWTGAEARRRADAGLVRTLRPRPAEAEALDLAGNDYLGLTRHPDVTGAAAGAARRWGAGATGSRLVTGSTELHATLERELAAFCGFEAALVFSSGYAANLAALTALTARGSLVVSDAGNHASIVDGCRLSRADTEVVPHADPDAVRKTLAAHPGRRALVVSDSVFSVDGDAAPLAALAAACRSHGAALVVDDAHGLGVLGEGGRGAPHAAGLAGAPDVVATATLSKSLGSQGGAVLGPARVVDHLVNAARTFIFDTGLAPAAAGAALASLRLLRGRPELADRVRAVAAALHGRLTAAGLSAVRPDAAVVSVRAPSAAEAVRWAADCRAEGLAVGCFRPPSVPDGVSRLRLTARADLTEEQIAWAVATVVRTAPPTAAHLG, encoded by the coding sequence ATGCCGATGGACGTGCCCGGTGACGCCGCCGAGCCCCAGGCCCCGTTCGACTGGACCGGCGCCGAGGCGCGCCGCCGGGCCGACGCCGGCCTCGTCCGCACGCTGCGCCCCCGTCCCGCCGAGGCGGAGGCCCTGGACCTCGCGGGCAACGACTACCTCGGGCTGACCCGCCATCCGGACGTCACCGGGGCCGCCGCCGGGGCCGCCCGCCGCTGGGGCGCCGGCGCGACCGGCTCCCGCCTCGTCACCGGTTCGACCGAGCTGCACGCCACCCTGGAACGGGAGCTCGCCGCCTTCTGCGGCTTCGAGGCGGCGCTGGTCTTCTCGTCCGGGTACGCCGCCAACCTCGCCGCGCTCACCGCGCTCACCGCGCGCGGGTCACTCGTCGTCTCCGACGCCGGCAACCACGCGTCGATCGTCGACGGCTGCCGGCTCTCCCGTGCCGACACCGAGGTCGTGCCGCACGCCGACCCCGACGCCGTGCGCAAGACCCTGGCCGCCCACCCCGGGCGGCGGGCGCTCGTGGTCAGTGACTCCGTGTTCTCCGTCGACGGCGACGCGGCCCCGCTCGCCGCGCTCGCCGCCGCCTGCAGGTCACACGGCGCGGCCCTCGTCGTGGACGACGCCCACGGCCTCGGCGTCCTCGGCGAGGGCGGACGCGGCGCCCCGCACGCCGCGGGCCTGGCGGGCGCGCCCGACGTGGTCGCCACGGCCACCCTCTCCAAGTCCCTGGGCAGCCAGGGCGGCGCCGTCCTCGGCCCGGCCCGGGTCGTCGACCACCTGGTGAACGCCGCCCGGACCTTCATCTTCGACACCGGGCTCGCCCCGGCGGCGGCCGGCGCCGCCCTGGCGAGCCTGCGCCTGCTGCGCGGCCGGCCCGAGCTGGCCGACCGGGTCCGCGCGGTGGCGGCGGCGCTCCACGGGCGGCTCACCGCCGCGGGCCTGTCGGCGGTACGGCCGGACGCCGCGGTGGTGTCGGTACGGGCACCCTCGGCGGCTGAGGCCGTGCGCTGGGCCGCGGACTGCCGTGCCGAGGGGCTGGCGGTCGGCTGCTTCCGGCCCCCGTCCGTACCGGACGGGGTGTCCCGGCTGCGGCTCACGGCCCGGGCGGACCTGACGGAGGAGCAGATCGCGTGGGCGGTGGCCACGGTGGTGCGTACCGCCCCGCCCACCGCGGCGCACCTCGGCTGA
- the bioB gene encoding biotin synthase BioB — protein MDLLNTLVDKGLRRELPTRGEALAVLATSDDELLDVVAAAGKVRRHWFGRRVKLNYLVNLKSGLCPEDCSYCSQRLGSKADILKYTWLKPEEASKAAAAGIAGGAKRVCLVASGRGPTDRDVDRVSKTIEAIKEENEDVEVCACLGLLSDGQAERLRSAGADAYNHNLNTSEGTYGEITTTHTYADRVDTVQKAHAAGLSACSGLIAGMGESDEDLVDVVFALRALDPDSVPVNFLIPFEGTPLAKEWNLTPQRALRILAMVRFVCPDVEVRLAGGREVHLRTLQPLALHLANSIFLGDYLTSEGQAGASDLEMIADAGFEVEGAETTTLPEHRADAAARGCGTGGGCGSDDAGGGVCGSTAAGPATTATAPATGDGPTGGTAPTVGDGGEGAVTAARPDLVAVRRRGAGTDLAPNA, from the coding sequence ATGGACCTGTTGAACACGCTGGTGGACAAGGGGCTGCGGCGGGAGCTGCCGACCCGTGGAGAGGCGCTCGCCGTGCTGGCGACCTCCGACGACGAGCTGCTGGACGTGGTGGCCGCGGCCGGGAAGGTGCGGCGCCACTGGTTCGGGCGGCGGGTGAAGCTCAACTACCTGGTCAACCTGAAGTCCGGGCTGTGCCCCGAGGACTGCTCGTACTGCTCGCAGCGGCTCGGGTCGAAGGCGGACATCCTCAAGTACACCTGGCTGAAGCCGGAGGAGGCGTCGAAGGCCGCCGCCGCGGGCATCGCGGGCGGCGCCAAGCGGGTCTGCCTCGTCGCCAGCGGTCGGGGGCCGACGGACCGGGACGTGGACCGGGTGTCGAAGACGATCGAGGCCATCAAGGAGGAGAACGAGGACGTCGAGGTCTGCGCGTGCCTCGGCCTCCTCTCCGACGGTCAGGCGGAGCGGCTGCGGTCGGCGGGCGCCGACGCCTACAACCACAACCTCAACACCTCCGAGGGCACGTACGGCGAGATCACGACGACCCACACCTACGCGGACCGGGTCGACACGGTGCAGAAGGCCCACGCCGCGGGCCTGTCGGCCTGCTCGGGCCTGATCGCCGGCATGGGCGAGAGCGACGAGGACCTGGTCGACGTGGTCTTCGCGCTGCGCGCGCTGGATCCGGACTCGGTGCCGGTGAACTTCCTCATCCCCTTCGAGGGGACGCCGCTGGCCAAGGAGTGGAACCTCACCCCGCAGCGGGCGCTGCGCATCCTGGCGATGGTCCGCTTCGTCTGCCCGGACGTCGAGGTCCGGCTCGCCGGGGGGCGGGAGGTGCACCTGCGCACACTCCAGCCGCTCGCCCTGCACCTGGCCAACTCCATCTTCCTCGGCGACTACCTGACCAGCGAGGGCCAGGCCGGCGCCTCGGACCTGGAGATGATCGCCGACGCGGGCTTCGAGGTGGAGGGCGCGGAGACGACGACGCTGCCGGAGCACCGCGCGGACGCGGCGGCGCGGGGCTGCGGTACGGGCGGCGGCTGCGGCTCGGACGACGCCGGCGGCGGCGTGTGCGGGTCCACGGCCGCGGGTCCCGCGACCACGGCGACCGCCCCGGCCACCGGGGACGGGCCGACCGGCGGTACCGCCCCGACCGTCGGGGACGGCGGGGAGGGCGCCGTGACGGCGGCGCGCCCCGACCTGGTGGCGGTGCGCCGCCGCGGCGCCGGCACCGACCTCGCGCCCAATGCCTGA